The Coffea arabica cultivar ET-39 chromosome 9e, Coffea Arabica ET-39 HiFi, whole genome shotgun sequence genome has a window encoding:
- the LOC140014863 gene encoding uncharacterized protein: MSVAEYETNFTKLARYAPDLLATERRRIRRFVQGLNVEIQEGLATAQINTYSDAVEKAQRFETARAQSRSFFARKRNAPSGSRDPISTSAPPPKMGRGTGVVNIPIASRGALTRGAGARGSGARGSGVRGGQSGRGPSRSAPQGVQVSTPQITCGYCGKANHTVNECWRKEGKCLRCGSAEHQIANCPKISENGGSQGGATSSRQTASGGSRPKVPARVCALDSQPVPDPSEVVEGTLPIFHRLAKVLIDPGATHSFVNPAFMCGIDVKPVRLPYDLEVRTSTGNKSMLSSLVYKECEFWVGERKMLVDLVSLDLKGYDVIIGMDFLSYHHAKLDCRAKVVEFCIPGEATLKLDVRGRLASSVLISGIRARKMLHKGTPVS, translated from the coding sequence ATGAGTGTAGCAGAATATGAGACCAACTTTACTAAATTAGCCCGATATGCCCCTGACCTGTTAGCCACTGAGCGGAGACGCATTAGGAGatttgtgcaagggctcaatgtggagattcaagaggggCTAGCAACTGCTCAAATTAACACGTATAGTGATGCCGTAGAGAAAGCTCAGAGGTTTGAGACAGCTAGAGCCCAATCTAGATCATTCTTTGCTAGGAAAAGGAATGCCCCTAGTGGTAGCAGAGACCCAATTTCTACAAGTGCCCCACCGCCTAAGATGGGTAGAGGAACTGGGGTAGTGAATATCCCTATTGCATCGAGAGGTGCTTTAACAAGGGGTGCTGGAGCTAGAGGCTCTGGGGCGAGAGGATCTGGAGTGAGAGGAGGTCAAAGTGGAAGGGGACCCTCTAGGAGTGCTCCACAAGGTGTACAAGTGTCAACCCCTCAGATAACCTGTGGTTACTGTGGAAAAGCCAATCATACCGTAAATGAGTGCTGGAGAAAGGAGGGCAAGTGCCTCAGGTGTGGGAGTGCTGAGCACCAAATTGCTAATTGTCCTAAGATTTCCGAGAATGGGGGAAGCCAAGGAGGTGCCACAAGTTCTAGGCAAACTGCTTCTGGAGGGAGTCGGCCAAAGGTCCCGGCCAGGGTTTGTGCCCTAGATAGTCAACCTGTACCTGACCCTTCGGAGGTAGTCGAAGGTACACTTCCAATCTTTCATCGAttagctaaggttttaattgatcccggtgcgactcattcgtttgttaatcCTGCTTTTATGTGTGGAATTGATGTAAAGCCTGTACGATTACCCTATGATTTGGAAGTTAGGACTTCTACGGGTAATAAGAGCATGCTCAGTAGTTTAGTGTATAAGGAGTGTGAATTTTGGGTTGGAGAGCGAAAAATGCTAGTTGACTTGGTGAGTTTGGAccttaaggggtatgatgtgattatAGGAATGGACTTTTTGTCTTACCACCATGCTAAGCTAGATTGTAGAGCTAAAGTGGTGGAATTTTGCATCCCAGGCGAGGCAACTCTCAAGCtagatgtaaggggtagattagcTTCGTCTGTTTTGATTTCAGGGattcgagctaggaaaatgCTTCACAAGGGAACCCcggtttcttag